CGTCCTCGCTCTGACGTGCTCATTCACTTTTGGTAGAACCTTTGTGATGAGATCGTGCCACCCCGTGACGGTTTTTGGGGCTCCTTCACTGGCGGCGAGTTCCTGGTACAACAGGTACTCAGCGTGGGCTGGACCGATACCGAGATCTCGAAGGCACAAGCGCAGGCTTTCTCGTGCTGCAACCTCTCCTGGGCTTAACTCGTCGTACGTCATATCTGATCCCAGCAAATAGTCGGTTGAAACCTCGAGGGCCTGGCCAAGCTTGCTGAGCGCCTCGCCTCGAGGTTCGGACTCACCTCGCAGCCACTCGTAGACAGAAGCCTGCTTAAGGCCTGAACGGGCTATCAGGTCTGCCTTACGCCACCCCTTGGCCCCCAAAACGCCTCGAATTCTGCGACCGACCTTTCTGGCGCTGCTTTCCCCTGCCATGATTTCACTAAGGTATATCAAATGACCGGGCTTGTCAAATTTCTCTTGACATACACATATTGACTATATATATTAGCATAAAAGATTATGTCTTCCCAGGCATTCGCTACGAGTGATCGCACCTATTGGAGGGCAGGATAGGGATGGTGCAAGGAACGGGGAAAAGGAGGTAAGACGAGATGAAATGGATCGTGGCAATTGTCGTGGGGTTCTTCCTCGTCGCACAAAGCACGGTGGGTTTGGCGAAGTCCGATGAAAGCACCCTGGAGCAGATCGGCCTCGGGACTGGAAGTGTGGTAGGGTCAATAATCTATTTCCCCTTCAAGACAGTCTTCTGCGTCCTCGGCGGAGTCGGGAGCATCTATACCCGGATATTCGTGGGACCAAAGAGTACCCATGAGCTGGTCAGTACTACCTGCCGCGGAACCTGGTCCATTACGCCTGACAACCTGAGGGGAAACGAATCGGTCAGCTTCGTCGGAGATGTTCCTCCTTATGGTCCTGATGTGCCTGACGTGGATGATTCGAACTGGCAGTAGGCACCCGCGCGAGAGGAGGATTTGCGTTCGACTTCATGGTGGGAGACATGGAAGATCCTTTTCTCACCTGACGGAAAGAAAGAGAGTAAGCTCAAAAAGCACGCGGAGGCTCATGCACATGGAAACAGGAGACAGGCGACGCCATTTGCGGTGTCAATTGGGGAAGAGGCTCACTGGGCGGATTACCTCCAACCACGAGGCCTCCATCCTCGATATGAGTCCGGGGGGGGCATTGATCGAACATTCGAATCTCGTCCGACCCGGGACGCTCTCGTTTTTGACGCTTTCTATCGATGGGCAGGAGGTCAGTCTGAGGTGCCGCGTAGTCCGATCGGCAATCTACCGCTATGAGGTTCGCCCCACCGGCGAGCGCGAGCATGTTTATCGGACGGGGCTCGAGTTTTCGGCAGTTTCAGAAGATGCCCGACGACTACTTGATGAAAGTCTCGACCCCCTTTCTTCCCTGACTTCGTTTAACACCGACGGAGGATGACACAATATGATTTCGCGTGCTTTGACGTTTATCACCCTGCTCATGAGTACGGCAGCTCTGGTGATTTCGCTTCTGGCCTATCAACGGGCCGGTGGCGATATCCGGGCCCAGATCGGGAAGCTGCAGCAGATCGTGCAGAGCAGCCGCCAAGAGACAGCCAATGGCCTGGACCGGATAGAAAAATTCGTCAGAGGATACCAGGAAAGCCAGGTGGGTGCTCAAAGTCTACGGGAAAGATAGAGGAGGGAGGCTCTGATGACAAGAGTGAAGTCGAAGGTTCGGTACGACAGCGAGGATTCCTTAGATCTCTTGACTTTCGATGCCAACACACGCCGCGAACTGCGGTCCCATATGGGACATAACGGGGACTTAGTGGCCGAGCTCGAGCACTGGGCGGCTCTATTCAAAACCTGGTCTGTCCAGGAACGGCGACAGAGGATGCCCAGCGAAATTCGCATGGCGTTAGATGAAAGGTATGCTGCGTTGACGCGCCTGAGGCTGCTCTTGAGTGTTACCGATTTGGACACCTCCGATCTCATCTCCACGATACTCCTGGAGCAGGAGCGTCCGGA
This DNA window, taken from Candidatus Methylomirabilota bacterium, encodes the following:
- a CDS encoding helix-turn-helix transcriptional regulator, with the protein product MAGESSARKVGRRIRGVLGAKGWRKADLIARSGLKQASVYEWLRGESEPRGEALSKLGQALEVSTDYLLGSDMTYDELSPGEVAARESLRLCLRDLGIGPAHAEYLLYQELAASEGAPKTVTGWHDLITKVLPKVNEHVRARTRSREGDRAGRVLPLKAKGTSRAEGKKSTP
- a CDS encoding PilZ domain-containing protein: METGDRRRHLRCQLGKRLTGRITSNHEASILDMSPGGALIEHSNLVRPGTLSFLTLSIDGQEVSLRCRVVRSAIYRYEVRPTGEREHVYRTGLEFSAVSEDARRLLDESLDPLSSLTSFNTDGG